AGTCGTGGTGGTGGGCACGCGCATCCCGCGCAGTTCGTCGACCCAGCGGCGTTCGGTCTCGAGGGTCGCCACGAGATGCTCCATGGCGAGTGATCGCCAGGCGCCGGTGGGCGAGGCGACCGCGTCGGCCAGAACGGCGTGCGCTTGCTCGAGCCGCGCAGCCAAGGCTGCCGCGCGGGCGTCGAGGATGCTCTGCCGGCCGGTGGGAGTGATCTCGGCGAAGAAGTTCAGCCGGGCCAGGAACTCCTCCTCGTTTCCGGCGAGCGCGGCCGGGAGAGTGGAGATGAGCTCGGTAAGCAGGACCCGGCCGTGATCGGTGATGGCGTAGATGGTGCGCGCGGGCCGGCCTTCCTGGGCCTCGTGCACGCTCGAGACGGCACCCGACTCCTCGAACCGGCGCAGGATCGGGTAGAGCGAGTTGTTACTCAGCCGGGTCGTGGTGGGGCGCTGCACCCGTTGCTTGAGCTCGTACCCGTGCACAGGCCCGGCCCGCAGGTTGCTGAGAATCAGGATGTCCAGAAGCGCCATGTCGTCCACTATGACATAGGTCAGCCTGGACTAGGTACGTTGACCGCCCGGCTGAGCCGGGCAACACTGTGCAGCGTGGACCCCCAATGGGGGTGGTCGACGAGGAGGTGCCCGTGGGCGACAAGAAGAACGCCGGCAGCGACAAGATGCGGCGCAAGGACTACGAGGCCGAGCTGGCCATCCTGCAGGGCCGGCTCGTCTCCCTGCAGGAGTGGGTGAAGCGCACCGGCGCCAAGGTCTGCATCGTCTTCGAGGGCCGCGACACCGCCGGCAAGGGCGGCACGATCAAGCGCATCGTCGAGCGGGTCAGCCCCCGGGTGTTCCGGGTGGTGGCGCTGCCCTCCCCCACCGAGCGGGAAAAGACCCAGATGTACATCCAGCGCTACCTGGCGCATTTCCCCGCCGCCGGCGAGGTGGTCATCTTCGACCGCAGCTGGTACAACCGAGCCGGTGTGGAACGCGTGATGGGCTTCTGCACGCCGCAGCAGACCGAGGACTTCCTGCGGATGGCGCCGCTGGTCGAGCGGGCCATGGTCGACTCCGGCATCATCCTGCTCAAGTACTGGCTCGAGGTCAGTGAGGACGAGCAGACCCGGCGTCTGGAGAGCCGGATCAATGATCCCCGCAAGACCTGGAAACTCTCCGCGATGGACATCGAGTCCTACGGACGCTGGTACGACTACTCCCGGGCCAGGGATGCCATGTTCCAGGCCACGGATGTGGGCGCCGCACCCTGGTACATCGCCCACACCGACGACAAGAAGCGCGGCCGGCTCAACATCATCAGCCACCTGCTCAGCCAGGTGCCCTACGAGGCCGAGCCGACGCCCGACGTGAAGCTGCCACACCGGCAGAAGCCCGGCGACTACCAAGAGCCCACGCTCACCCTGCGGCAGATTCCCACGCCGTTCTAGGCCGCATCCGTTCTGCTACGGCCCACTGTTACGCCCGAGGAGCACACCATGACCGACAAAGCCCGAACCATGCCGGCGGCGCCGACCGTGAGTTGGTTCGCGGTGCCGGTTGCGGAAACGGCGGACCGGTTGGAGGTGCGCCCGGGCGAGGGGCTCAGCAGTGCAGAGGCGCAGCAGCGGCTGAAGCAGTACGGGTCGAATGTGCTCGCCGAGGTGAAGCCCGAATCCGTGTGGACCAAGTTCTTCAAGCACTACCGGGACTACATGCAGATCGTGCTGGTGGGCGCCGCCCTGGTCAGCCTGCTCATCGGCGAGTTCCGCACCGCCGTGGGCCTGACCGTGCTCACACTCTTCAATGCCTGGCTCGGCTACCGGCAGGAGAGCAAGGCGGAGGCGGCAGCGGCGTCGCTGGGCAGCATGATGAAGGCGGTGGCCAAGGTGCGCCGCGACGGCGATGTCACCGAAGTGCCTGCCGACCAGCTCGTGCCCGGCGATATCGTGGTGGTGGATGCCGGCGACCGGGTACCCGCCGACGGCCGGGTGCTCGTCGCGGCCACCCTACAGGTCGAGGAGGGCGCGCTCACCGGTGAGAGCGTGGCGGTGGAAAAGGACGCCGGGGTCATCGACCGGCCGGATGTCGCGCTCGGCGACCGGGTCAACCTCGTTTTCATGAACACCAACGTCACCCGGGGACACGGGGAGATTCTCGTCACCACCACCGGCATGGGCTCCGAGGTCGGTCACATCGCGAACCTGCTCTCGCAGCAGAAGATCGAGAAGACCCCGCTGACCAAACAGGTGGACCGGCTCACTCTGTTCATCATCTTCGCGGCCCTGTTCGCGTTCCTGGTGATCGTGATCACGGGCCTGATCCAGGGCGAGTCGTTCACGGTGCTGTTCGGCATCGGGGTGGCGCTCGCCGTGGGTTCGATCCCCGATGCCCTGCCCGCGGTAGTCACCACGATCCTCAGCGTGGGCTCGGTGAACATGGCCAAGAAGAACGCCATCATGAAGGTGCTGCCGGCGGTCGAGACCCTCGGCTCCA
This is a stretch of genomic DNA from Cryobacterium soli. It encodes these proteins:
- the ppk2 gene encoding polyphosphate kinase 2 encodes the protein MGVVDEEVPVGDKKNAGSDKMRRKDYEAELAILQGRLVSLQEWVKRTGAKVCIVFEGRDTAGKGGTIKRIVERVSPRVFRVVALPSPTEREKTQMYIQRYLAHFPAAGEVVIFDRSWYNRAGVERVMGFCTPQQTEDFLRMAPLVERAMVDSGIILLKYWLEVSEDEQTRRLESRINDPRKTWKLSAMDIESYGRWYDYSRARDAMFQATDVGAAPWYIAHTDDKKRGRLNIISHLLSQVPYEAEPTPDVKLPHRQKPGDYQEPTLTLRQIPTPF
- a CDS encoding PadR family transcriptional regulator is translated as MALLDILILSNLRAGPVHGYELKQRVQRPTTTRLSNNSLYPILRRFEESGAVSSVHEAQEGRPARTIYAITDHGRVLLTELISTLPAALAGNEEEFLARLNFFAEITPTGRQSILDARAAALAARLEQAHAVLADAVASPTGAWRSLAMEHLVATLETERRWVDELRGMRVPTTTTPSVTPDTEGTR